In Edaphobacter paludis, a single window of DNA contains:
- a CDS encoding response regulator transcription factor, with protein sequence MEDILLIDDDVELCDMLTEYLGRYDLRVRAVHRGDAGLEVAKGRQWSMILLDVMLPGLDGFEVLKQIRSFSTGSVLLLTARGEDVDRIVGLEMGADDYLAKPFNARELLARIRAIRRRSLVPVVGDKSSAVVVEDLVLDPAARTVRQNGAQIDLTDVEFTLLEVLMRSPGKVVEREGLAEEVLGRKFNPFDRSLDMHVSRLRKKLAGDGRSDDRVKTVRGTGYQLVLRRTPASGRS encoded by the coding sequence ATGGAAGATATTCTTCTGATCGATGATGACGTCGAGTTGTGCGACATGTTGACGGAGTACCTCGGCCGCTACGATCTGCGCGTTCGTGCGGTCCATCGAGGGGACGCCGGGCTCGAAGTCGCTAAGGGCCGTCAATGGTCCATGATTCTCCTGGACGTAATGCTGCCCGGTTTAGACGGTTTCGAGGTCCTCAAACAGATCCGAAGTTTTTCGACCGGAAGCGTTCTCCTTCTGACAGCGCGCGGAGAAGATGTTGATCGCATCGTCGGACTTGAGATGGGAGCGGATGACTACCTTGCCAAGCCCTTCAACGCACGTGAACTTCTCGCACGTATTCGTGCGATTCGACGCCGAAGTTTGGTCCCGGTTGTGGGAGATAAGTCCTCGGCTGTTGTCGTCGAGGACCTGGTGCTTGACCCCGCAGCACGGACTGTAAGGCAGAACGGTGCACAGATCGATCTGACTGATGTTGAATTCACACTGTTAGAAGTTCTGATGCGATCACCCGGCAAGGTAGTGGAGCGCGAAGGCCTGGCAGAAGAGGTGCTCGGTCGCAAATTCAACCCATTTGATCGGAGCCTGGATATGCACGTAAGCCGCCTTCGTAAGAAACTGGCTGGGGATGGCCGTAGTGATGATCGCGTGAAGACAGTGCGAGGGACAGGTTATCAACTCGTCTTGCGCCGAACTCCCGCAAGCGGGCGGAGCTGA
- a CDS encoding TonB-dependent receptor → MKKITASQLIPYLFLIVCLPIPAFAQVATGTIRGTVSDPSGALVPQAEVTLANSSGFSRKIKSGAAGTFEMMRLVPGRYSLSVNAKGFTPATVNDVDVFGGKVTSQNLKLEISVESEVQVTAESSTVSTSPDDNASALVIKGKDLDALSDDPDDLQNELSALAGPTAGPSGGQIYIDGFTGGQLPPKSSIREIRINRNPFSAQYDKLGYGRIEILTKPGTDKFHGSFMVNGNDKAFNSLNPFVTKEPSYYSSFLTGNASGALSKSASWFTSVFRRDNQSNSIINADILGTDGTTQNFTLAVPNPQSRIDISPRLDFQLGANNTLSVRYMFDRQKENNSGVTGFALQSQAYNVLNYENTVQISDTQILSPKIVNETRFQYTADRDSQIASSTDPTITVQGAFTGGGSNSGTVRDNQDRFELQDYITSAEGRHALNFGGRLRLTHEINSSTSGFNGNYIYQSLAAYAAGRPSEYNVTVGSSKAGVNLFDAALFFQDDWTARPNLTVSYGLRYEGQNRISDHSDWAPRLSVAYAPGARNGKKASTVFRAGYGWFFDRFSPTYVLDAIHQNGINQRQYVVKNPTFTVGDAPSASVLSSTNTTAPTLYTVAPNLKTAVNMQAAVGVDHQFGKAVTLSVTYLNSRGVHQYLSDNTNAYIASTYNATTGTGVRPNGINENIYQFQSGGVYNQNQLMLNYSIKARKVSLFGFYVLSSAKADTSGATYFPSNQTNPGSDYGRATFDVRNRFLLGGNYIAPFGISVSPFLVANSGSPFNITVGQDLNGDNQYNDRPSYATESSTDTLQTVYGNFDLNPDAGAARIPYNAGVGPAQFSMNLRVSKTFGIGPRVEGGAGAGSFGGGPRGPGGPGGGGPGGGLGPGGLSGNNGPPRLDQAPPRRYSLTFSAMSRNVFNHVSLAAPVGVLDSARFGQSTAISGGFFGSAAANRSIDLQAAFNF, encoded by the coding sequence ATGAAAAAAATTACTGCTTCTCAACTAATTCCATACCTGTTTTTGATTGTGTGTCTCCCCATCCCCGCGTTCGCACAAGTGGCTACAGGGACCATCAGAGGAACGGTCAGCGACCCATCCGGAGCGCTCGTGCCTCAGGCCGAGGTCACACTCGCGAACTCCAGCGGGTTTTCGCGCAAGATCAAAAGCGGTGCAGCCGGAACATTCGAGATGATGCGCCTGGTTCCCGGACGCTACTCCTTGAGTGTCAACGCAAAGGGTTTCACGCCAGCGACGGTGAATGACGTCGATGTGTTCGGCGGGAAGGTAACGAGCCAAAACCTGAAGCTGGAGATCTCCGTCGAGTCGGAGGTCCAGGTCACCGCTGAGAGTTCCACTGTGAGCACCAGTCCAGACGACAATGCAAGCGCGCTGGTCATCAAAGGCAAAGATCTGGACGCACTGTCAGACGACCCGGACGATCTTCAAAATGAATTGTCCGCTCTTGCTGGCCCGACTGCCGGACCAAGCGGCGGTCAGATCTATATCGACGGATTCACGGGTGGACAGCTTCCTCCAAAGAGTTCCATCCGCGAGATCCGCATCAACCGCAATCCGTTTTCCGCTCAGTATGACAAACTCGGCTACGGCCGAATCGAAATTCTGACAAAGCCGGGGACCGATAAATTCCATGGGTCGTTTATGGTGAACGGGAACGATAAAGCGTTCAATTCGCTCAACCCATTCGTCACCAAAGAGCCCTCTTATTACTCGTCCTTTCTAACCGGAAATGCGAGCGGTGCCTTAAGCAAAAGCGCATCCTGGTTTACCAGTGTCTTCCGCCGCGACAACCAATCGAACTCAATCATCAACGCCGACATCCTTGGTACCGACGGGACGACACAGAACTTCACGCTGGCGGTTCCCAACCCCCAGTCACGAATCGACATAAGTCCTCGCCTTGATTTCCAACTCGGCGCAAACAATACACTCAGCGTGCGCTACATGTTCGATCGTCAGAAAGAAAACAACAGCGGTGTCACTGGATTTGCACTGCAGAGCCAGGCTTACAACGTCCTCAACTACGAGAACACGGTGCAGATCAGCGACACCCAGATCCTGAGCCCGAAGATTGTCAACGAGACACGCTTTCAATACACGGCGGACCGCGACAGCCAGATTGCATCCTCTACTGACCCGACGATCACGGTACAGGGCGCATTCACGGGGGGCGGAAGCAACTCGGGAACCGTCCGAGACAATCAGGATAGATTCGAGTTGCAGGATTACATCACATCAGCCGAAGGAAGACACGCGCTGAACTTCGGCGGCCGGTTGCGGCTTACTCACGAGATCAATTCTTCAACCTCCGGTTTCAATGGGAACTACATCTACCAGTCTCTGGCTGCCTATGCCGCGGGTAGACCATCGGAGTACAACGTGACCGTCGGCAGTTCCAAAGCGGGTGTCAATCTGTTCGACGCCGCGCTCTTTTTTCAGGACGATTGGACGGCGCGTCCGAACCTCACGGTGAGCTACGGCCTGCGCTATGAAGGCCAGAACCGAATCAGTGATCACTCCGATTGGGCTCCTCGCCTCTCGGTCGCATACGCACCTGGGGCGCGCAATGGCAAGAAGGCAAGCACAGTCTTCCGCGCTGGCTATGGCTGGTTTTTCGACCGATTCTCTCCGACGTACGTTCTGGATGCCATCCATCAAAACGGCATCAACCAGCGGCAGTACGTCGTGAAGAACCCCACCTTCACGGTGGGCGACGCCCCTTCAGCATCCGTGCTATCGAGCACCAACACGACTGCTCCAACGCTCTATACCGTCGCCCCAAATTTGAAGACCGCCGTCAATATGCAGGCGGCGGTTGGGGTCGATCATCAGTTCGGAAAGGCGGTGACACTCTCGGTAACATACCTTAACTCGCGCGGAGTACATCAATACCTAAGCGACAACACGAACGCGTACATCGCTTCAACCTACAACGCGACAACGGGAACGGGAGTCAGGCCCAACGGGATTAACGAGAACATCTATCAGTTCCAGTCGGGCGGTGTCTATAACCAGAATCAACTGATGCTCAATTACTCCATCAAAGCGAGGAAGGTATCTCTCTTCGGCTTCTACGTGTTGAGCTCAGCGAAGGCAGACACCTCAGGCGCGACCTACTTTCCTTCCAATCAGACAAATCCGGGAAGTGACTACGGACGAGCGACCTTCGATGTGCGGAATCGCTTTCTGCTCGGTGGCAATTACATCGCCCCGTTCGGAATCTCGGTCAGCCCCTTCCTTGTCGCAAACTCCGGCAGTCCATTCAATATCACGGTCGGCCAGGACCTCAACGGGGACAACCAATACAACGATCGCCCCTCCTATGCAACCGAAAGCAGCACCGACACGCTGCAGACTGTCTACGGAAATTTCGATCTTAATCCGGACGCGGGTGCAGCCCGGATTCCTTATAACGCCGGTGTCGGTCCGGCACAGTTCAGTATGAATCTGCGCGTGAGTAAGACCTTTGGCATCGGCCCGCGGGTCGAAGGCGGCGCTGGTGCCGGATCTTTTGGCGGCGGTCCAAGGGGGCCCGGCGGTCCTGGCGGAGGCGGTCCCGGCGGCGGCCTTGGGCCGGGAGGCTTGAGCGGCAACAACGGTCCGCCAAGGCTTGATCAGGCGCCTCCTCGCCGTTACTCGCTGACATTCTCTGCGATGAGTCGGAACGTGTTCAACCATGTAAGTCTGGCGGCGCCGGTAGGCGTGCTCGATTCGGCGCGCTTTGGCCAGTCCACTGCAATCTCCGGAGGTTTCTTCGGTTCGGCCGCTGCCAATCGCAGCATCGACCTTCAGGCCGCTTTTAACTTCTGA
- a CDS encoding alpha/beta hydrolase has product MMKALQRNNVHVLGTGDRVLMFAHGYGCDQSMWRHVYPSFLDKFKVILFDYVGSGSSDASAFDRTRYSTLNGYASDVLEILHELEIERVNFVGHSVSSMIGALAANREPDRFDSLVMIGPSPSYINDGDYIGGFDKEDIDGLLSSLESNHMAWSATMASVIMGNPESPELAGELEASFCRMDPILAHHFARVTFLSDNRADLPQIKTRTLILQCVKDMIAPASVGEYVHQCIPGSQYAVMDATGHCPHMSSPKEVTREILAFL; this is encoded by the coding sequence ATGATGAAGGCCCTGCAACGAAACAATGTACATGTACTGGGAACAGGCGATCGAGTGCTCATGTTTGCTCACGGGTATGGCTGTGACCAAAGCATGTGGCGGCATGTGTACCCCTCCTTCCTGGACAAATTCAAGGTCATTCTCTTTGATTACGTCGGCTCCGGCTCTTCCGACGCATCCGCTTTTGATCGCACCCGGTACAGTACTTTGAACGGATACGCATCGGATGTACTCGAAATTCTCCATGAATTGGAAATTGAACGTGTCAATTTCGTTGGGCATTCGGTGAGTTCCATGATTGGAGCTCTTGCAGCCAACCGAGAACCGGATCGTTTCGACTCCCTGGTGATGATTGGGCCGTCGCCAAGTTATATCAACGATGGTGACTACATCGGTGGATTCGATAAAGAGGACATTGATGGTCTTCTATCTTCACTCGAAAGCAACCATATGGCGTGGTCAGCTACGATGGCTTCCGTGATTATGGGAAACCCGGAGTCACCAGAATTAGCCGGGGAACTGGAAGCCAGTTTTTGCAGAATGGACCCGATTTTGGCACACCACTTTGCTCGGGTGACGTTTCTCTCGGACAACCGGGCGGACCTCCCGCAGATCAAAACACGTACGCTGATCTTGCAATGCGTAAAGGATATGATCGCGCCCGCCAGCGTGGGAGAATATGTACACCAATGCATCCCGGGAAGCCAATACGCGGTGATGGACGCGACAGGTCACTGTCCGCACATGAGCTCCCCGAAAGAGGTAACCCGAGAGATTCTGGCGTTTCTTTAG
- a CDS encoding ATP-binding protein, whose product MKMDGTLLYANERFLSLTQLALPDLKNLRFQQLLTRGAAIFYETQFAPSLILRGYLDEISFELIRADKSRVPVFVNAIARRDAFGSQIDIVMAVFEASQRRAYEEELLRSRKSSEQVAEVVHRSSDAIITLTDKGVIRNWNRGAAQIFGWQRDEVLGQELASLLLRDSGQIEFARATSILHSGADQTFELEGFHKSGRSIQLSLSLTAHMEAPGVLVAFSAIIRDITARKLSEKALIQTEKLASVGRLASSIAHEINNPLEAITNLLYILAGEVEGTQARDLVQTAQEELARVSHIAAHTLQFHRQSSNRTPLDLRILFESVLGLYRARMINSGITAEIETRRASSLYCYEGELRQIIVNIVANAYDAMKKGGRLLLRARDATDWRTGTKCVRLTVADTGIGIEKEILARIFEPFFTTKGIGGTGLGLWITQGLVENNRGIIQLRSTTSSSKCGTVVVLRFLIDPPADQSSEAKSLAR is encoded by the coding sequence ATGAAGATGGATGGAACCCTGCTGTACGCAAATGAGCGTTTTCTATCCCTGACCCAACTCGCTCTCCCGGATCTGAAGAACCTTCGGTTCCAACAGCTGCTCACTCGCGGAGCAGCGATTTTTTATGAGACTCAGTTTGCCCCGAGTTTGATCCTTCGCGGGTACCTCGATGAAATCTCCTTCGAACTGATACGTGCTGACAAAAGCCGCGTTCCTGTTTTCGTGAATGCTATAGCTCGGCGTGACGCTTTCGGCTCTCAAATTGACATTGTGATGGCTGTGTTTGAAGCAAGCCAGCGCCGGGCGTATGAAGAGGAGTTGCTTCGTTCTCGAAAGAGCTCGGAACAAGTTGCCGAGGTCGTGCACCGTTCCTCCGACGCGATCATTACCCTGACGGATAAAGGCGTGATTCGGAACTGGAATCGCGGCGCGGCTCAAATTTTCGGTTGGCAGCGAGATGAAGTTTTAGGGCAAGAACTGGCTTCACTGCTTCTCCGCGACAGCGGACAGATCGAGTTCGCGAGAGCTACTTCGATCCTTCATTCGGGCGCGGACCAAACGTTCGAGCTGGAAGGATTTCACAAAAGTGGACGTTCCATCCAACTTTCTCTCAGTCTCACGGCACATATGGAGGCGCCTGGAGTTCTCGTTGCTTTTTCAGCGATCATTCGGGATATTACGGCTCGCAAGCTATCAGAGAAAGCTCTCATTCAAACCGAAAAATTAGCTTCGGTAGGCCGACTCGCAAGTTCGATCGCACATGAGATCAACAACCCGCTCGAAGCGATCACCAACCTTCTGTACATCCTTGCAGGAGAGGTCGAGGGCACCCAAGCTAGAGACCTGGTTCAGACTGCCCAGGAGGAATTGGCGCGAGTTTCTCATATTGCGGCTCACACACTTCAATTCCACCGGCAGAGCAGCAATCGCACCCCTCTTGATCTGCGTATTCTCTTTGAGTCCGTCTTGGGTTTGTACCGGGCTCGTATGATCAACAGCGGAATCACGGCTGAAATCGAAACAAGGAGAGCTTCCTCTCTATATTGTTACGAGGGCGAACTTCGGCAAATTATCGTAAATATTGTGGCGAATGCTTACGATGCAATGAAGAAGGGAGGCAGACTCCTGCTTCGGGCTCGAGATGCTACTGATTGGCGAACTGGCACGAAGTGCGTTCGTCTCACAGTCGCAGATACAGGAATCGGAATTGAAAAGGAAATTCTGGCTCGAATATTTGAGCCTTTCTTCACGACGAAAGGCATTGGGGGTACGGGTCTTGGGCTTTGGATCACCCAAGGCCTGGTTGAAAATAACCGAGGTATTATTCAACTGCGCAGTACCACCTCATCAAGCAAATGCGGCACCGTTGTAGTCCTTCGATTTCTAATAGACCCACCGGCCGATCAATCTTCTGAGGCGAAATCTTTGGCTCGTTGA
- the ftsH gene encoding ATP-dependent zinc metalloprotease FtsH: MDESNLSPRKRNNDDPKKHQEQSGRQFRFGIGYLITSLLALWLIQLLTTVLFSGATEIPYNEFKKKLAAGQLVNITIGARSIDGKMKNPTPNAFPPTVPFTAFPAPAGDPKLIEELQNANIPYRFERPPNPIGEFLLGYLLPMVMLGGFWYMGYRRAAGGAGGIFGVGRSKAIEVKPEDISVTYKDVGGADEAIAELQEIIQFLKAPEQFAQLGGHIPKGVLLVGPPGTGKTLLAKATAGEAKVAFFETSGSEFVEMFVGVGAARVRDLFEQARRAAPAIVFIDEIDAIGQSRGGVMRLGSNDEREQTLNQLLAEIDGFKTDASAPVIIMAATNRPEVLDPALLRAGRFDRQIAIGNPDLIGRVEILRIHSKRVKLAADFDIERAARMTAGFSGADLANAMNEAALLAARHKAVAVTLNDFEVAIERVVAGSEKKSRVMNEQERKTVAYHESGHALVAELVPHGEPVSKISIVPHSRGALGYTMQMPTEDRYLLTIDELKDRIAVMLGGRAAEIVEFQIISTGASDDIMRATELARRMVVEYGMSEKLGSVRYAGQQLQYLGTSVEDNSQISPETRQAIDEEVQRLITEQYQRAQALLKDHREGLKTLAQQLLAQETVSGNAVKEALAKNSASEAIATSKHGEESRKAVEV, encoded by the coding sequence GTGGACGAATCGAACTTGTCGCCACGTAAACGCAACAACGACGACCCAAAGAAACACCAGGAACAAAGTGGGCGGCAGTTTCGTTTCGGTATCGGCTACCTGATCACGAGTCTGCTTGCGTTATGGTTGATTCAGCTGTTGACCACGGTTCTTTTCAGCGGAGCCACGGAGATTCCTTACAACGAGTTCAAGAAGAAGCTGGCTGCTGGACAACTTGTAAATATAACCATCGGTGCAAGGAGTATCGATGGGAAGATGAAGAACCCTACGCCAAATGCTTTCCCTCCTACCGTGCCGTTCACCGCCTTTCCTGCGCCGGCAGGCGACCCAAAGCTAATCGAAGAGCTACAGAACGCAAATATTCCTTACCGATTCGAGCGTCCTCCCAATCCCATCGGCGAATTCTTGCTCGGCTACCTGTTGCCAATGGTGATGCTTGGCGGGTTCTGGTACATGGGGTACAGGCGAGCGGCCGGAGGCGCGGGCGGCATCTTTGGAGTTGGCAGGAGCAAAGCGATCGAGGTTAAGCCTGAGGACATCTCCGTCACTTATAAGGATGTTGGCGGAGCTGATGAAGCAATTGCCGAACTCCAGGAGATTATTCAGTTTCTGAAGGCGCCTGAGCAATTTGCTCAACTGGGCGGGCACATCCCTAAGGGAGTATTGCTGGTCGGGCCGCCGGGAACGGGCAAGACTCTGCTAGCCAAGGCCACGGCCGGAGAAGCCAAAGTTGCCTTCTTCGAAACCAGCGGCTCGGAATTTGTAGAGATGTTTGTGGGGGTCGGCGCTGCGCGCGTGCGAGACCTGTTCGAGCAGGCGCGGAGGGCTGCTCCGGCAATTGTTTTCATTGATGAGATCGATGCCATCGGCCAAAGCCGGGGAGGTGTCATGCGCCTAGGCAGCAACGACGAGCGCGAGCAGACCCTGAACCAGTTGCTGGCCGAGATCGACGGCTTCAAAACCGATGCCAGCGCCCCAGTCATCATCATGGCGGCTACCAACCGTCCGGAGGTGCTCGACCCGGCGCTGCTGCGTGCCGGCCGCTTTGACCGACAGATCGCCATTGGAAATCCGGACCTTATCGGCCGGGTGGAGATCCTGCGGATTCACAGCAAGCGAGTAAAACTCGCGGCGGATTTTGACATCGAGCGGGCTGCGCGGATGACGGCTGGCTTCAGCGGAGCAGATCTTGCGAACGCCATGAATGAGGCTGCGCTGCTCGCCGCCAGGCACAAGGCTGTCGCCGTTACATTGAACGATTTCGAGGTTGCGATAGAGCGGGTGGTCGCAGGCTCGGAGAAAAAGAGCCGGGTAATGAATGAGCAGGAACGGAAAACGGTTGCGTACCACGAGTCAGGCCACGCACTGGTGGCCGAACTGGTGCCCCATGGCGAACCGGTCAGCAAAATTAGCATCGTTCCTCACAGCCGCGGAGCGTTAGGCTACACCATGCAGATGCCAACCGAAGACCGTTATCTCCTCACGATCGACGAACTAAAGGACAGGATCGCCGTGATGTTGGGCGGACGTGCCGCCGAGATCGTTGAGTTTCAGATCATCAGCACCGGGGCCAGCGACGACATTATGCGAGCGACGGAACTCGCCCGCCGCATGGTTGTCGAATACGGCATGAGCGAGAAGCTCGGGTCGGTACGCTACGCGGGCCAACAACTGCAATACCTGGGGACATCCGTCGAGGACAACAGCCAGATAAGTCCAGAGACGCGCCAGGCGATCGATGAAGAAGTCCAGCGCTTGATAACTGAACAATATCAGCGAGCCCAAGCGTTACTGAAGGACCACCGCGAGGGCTTGAAGACGTTGGCTCAGCAACTGCTGGCGCAAGAGACCGTGAGCGGCAATGCCGTAAAAGAAGCACTAGCGAAAAACTCGGCGTCTGAAGCCATTGCCACGAGCAAACATGGAGAAGAATCGCGCAAAGCGGTAGAGGTTTGA